ATCTACTACCAACTCATTGCTTTCGGTTAAAAAACAGGAAATATCTACCGGAGCAATCCCTTCAATGTTTATAATAGAATTTAAATCGCACCCATTCATTAAAAAGGCTGTAAAAAACAAGTATAAAACAACTGGAAGGCGCATATATTAAGTATATCGGTAGTAAAATAATTCTTTGAGCGAATTTAACCTTAAAGATGCAATAAACAACTTTCCGGTTGCGCAGCTAATTTACGCAAAACCCGGTTGAATTGTTGTTTAGTTTCACAAATTACATTTTATTAAGGTTGTTTGTAAAGATTTTCACGGTTACATGGATTGAGAAAAAATGAAAGCCGGTTCTTATGAACCTATAAAACAGGGATATCAATTATTCGTTTGAAACTACTTATCCGGGCTGAAAAACTGTTTAATTTCCTCCAAATACTGACGGTCGTTTGCAAGTCGGGGCACTTTGTGTTGTCCGCCCAATTTTCCTTTGGACTTCATCCAACGGTAAAAAGTGCCGGCCGGAACAGCAGTAACGACAGGGAACTGCATGGCCATATCCTGATACCGTTTCGCCTCGTAGTCTGAATTTACCTGTTTCAGGGTAGTGTCTAAGTGCCGGGCAAACTCCTGCAAATCTGGGGGGGCTTGAGTAAATTCAATGAGCCATTCATGCCCGCCGTTTCCGGATTCGGAAAAATAAACAGGGGCGGCAGTATATTCCTGCACTTTAGCATTGGTTTTAAAACTCGCAGTTTCAATAGCCATATCTGCATTATCTACAATCAGTTCTTCGCCAAAGGCATTGATATAATGCCGGGTTCTTCCGGTAACACGAATGCGATAAGGATTTAGGGTGGTAAACATGATCGTGTCGCCGGGAAGGTATCGCCACAAACCGGCATTCGTAGTGATGACAAGGGCATAATTTTTGCCGGTTTCTACTTCTTCGAGGGTTAAAGTTTGCGGTGTATTGCTTTCCAGTTCGCTCATGGGCAGAAACTCGAAATAAATCCCATGGTTGACCAAGAGCGCCATATCGTTTCTGTTGGGTTGGTCCTGCAAAGCAAAAAATCCTTCAGATGCATTATAAGTTTGCCAATACTCCATATCATCGGCCGGTATGAGCTGTTTAAAGACATGTTTATATGGGGTAAAACTCACTCCGCCATGCAAGTAGAGTGAAAGTCCCGGCCAAACTTCTCGCAGATGCTGTTTGCCGGTTAATTCCAACACCCTTTTAAACAAGACCAGGAACCAGGTAGGAACGCCTGCAAAATTGGTAACAGGTTGATTGATGATGAGCCGGGCTGTTTTTTCGATTTTTTCATCCCAATCCGGCAGTAATGAAATGTCGTTGCCGGGTGTGCGGAGCAGGTTGCCCAAATAGGGCATATTATTAAGGAGTACCGCAGAAAGGTCGCCATAACGTGCAGACCTGTTGTGTTTGCTAATTTCGTGACTACCTCCCAAAATCAGACTTTTACCGCTAAAAATCCTCGTTTGCGGGTTATGTTGTATGAATAACGCCATCATGTCGCGACTGGCGGAAATATGGCATTGCCGGATAGCCTGAGGACTTAGTGGAAGAAACTTGCTTTTGTCGGAGGTAGTGCCCGAAGATTTGGCAAACCATTGAATGGGATGATGCCAGATAACGCTTTGTTCTCCGTTCAGGGTTCTTTGAAAAAACGGTTTGAGGCTATCGTAGTCCTGAAGGGGCACCTGTCCGGCAAAATCTCGTTGAGTTTTAATTTTGTCATACCCATAAGTTTTGCCCCAAACGGTGTTTTTATTCAAGTCAATTAACTGCCGAAACCATAATCGCTGAAAATGAAGCGGATTATCTAACCAGGCATACACCTGTTTAATATGCCGGTGCAATAAATACCGGATAATACGATTGGTCAGATAGTTCATAGTTGGTTTGCGCTGTATATATCAGCTTTAACTTGCAAAAGTCGGCAATAAATAATTGCGGTTATCTTTGTAGGTCAAAATTTTTTCGTTTCAGCACAAAGTTTTGCCCGAGATAAACCCGCCTTACTTGCTCATCTAATGCAAGTTCTTCGGCGGTGCCTGATTTGAGAAGATTGCCCTCAAATAAAAGATAAGCCCTGTCTGTGATAGAAAGGGTTTCCTGAACATTATGGTCAGTAATTAAAACACCGATATTCCGGTATTTCAGTTGGGCTACTATGTGCTGAATGTCTTCCACAGCTATAGGATCTACGCCCGCAAAAGGCTCATCCAACAAGATAAATTTGGGGTCAACAGCCAATGCTCTTGCAATTTCTGTTCTTCTTCGTTCTCCCCCCGACAACACATTGCCCTTACTTTTTCGAACATGCTGCAACCCGAACTCATCGAGCAGGGATTCGAGTTTATTTTTTTGTTCTTGCCGGGTTAAATGGGTCATTTCCAGTACGGCAGCGATATTGTTTTCAACGCTCAAATCTCTGAAAACAGAGGCTTCCTGAGGCAGATAACCAATACCCAACCGCGCCCGTTTATACATCGGCAGATAAGTAATGTCCGTGTCATCTAAAAAAATGGTGCCGCTATCCGGTCTTATAAGCCCGACTATCATATAAAAATTGGTAGTCTTACCTGCTCCGTTAGGACCCAGCAATCCAACAATTTCTCCTTGCTGCACATTGAGGGTTACCTGATTGACAACCACCCTCTTCCCGTACTTTTTGGTTAACAGATGTGAATGTAGCAGCATGATTTTTTAAGTGAAAAGTGAAAAACTAAAAGTGAAAAACCTGAAAGAATTAAAATTGAATAGCAGCATGTGAAACCTGCGGAATTATGTGAACAGTGTAAAACCTGAAAGAATTAAAATTGAATGGCCGTATGTGAAACCTACGGAATTGAGTGAACCATGAAATTGAGATTTAAATCTAAAATCAAGCAGCATTCACTTTTCACTTTTCACTTTTCACTTTTTAGTTGTTGTGAAACAAAATATCTTTGACATTCAACTGAATAGAAGTCGTGTTATTATACTTGTTTTCTTCAAGCGAGAAACATACATCAAAAGAATCTCCACCAATAATTTGTTCGTAAAGATGCCCCATATTATAGGCAATCCCCTTCACCACCGGCGAGTTGTCTTGCTTCAGATAAAGTTTCAGGTGGTTGTTCCCCACGATAGTGGTCCATTTAGTAGCAGTTACATTGGTGCTCATAAATACGGGGCGCGTATTGCCGGGGCCAAAAGGGGCAAACTGATGCAGGATTTGGTAAAATCTGGTGCTGATGTCTTTTAGCGGCAGTTCGGCATCAATCTGTATTTCGGGTATTAGAAGTTGCAAGTCTATAGTATCGGCAACCACGGCTTCGAAGCGTGCAATAAACTCCAACAGATTTTCCTCTTTCATGGTTAGCCCTGCGGCGTATTTATGCCCTCCGAACTGGTCTAATAAGTCGCTACATTCTTTAAT
This is a stretch of genomic DNA from Sphingobacteriales bacterium. It encodes these proteins:
- the lptB gene encoding LPS export ABC transporter ATP-binding protein codes for the protein MLLHSHLLTKKYGKRVVVNQVTLNVQQGEIVGLLGPNGAGKTTNFYMIVGLIRPDSGTIFLDDTDITYLPMYKRARLGIGYLPQEASVFRDLSVENNIAAVLEMTHLTRQEQKNKLESLLDEFGLQHVRKSKGNVLSGGERRRTEIARALAVDPKFILLDEPFAGVDPIAVEDIQHIVAQLKYRNIGVLITDHNVQETLSITDRAYLLFEGNLLKSGTAEELALDEQVRRVYLGQNFVLKRKNFDLQR
- a CDS encoding GH3 auxin-responsive promoter family protein, translating into MNYLTNRIIRYLLHRHIKQVYAWLDNPLHFQRLWFRQLIDLNKNTVWGKTYGYDKIKTQRDFAGQVPLQDYDSLKPFFQRTLNGEQSVIWHHPIQWFAKSSGTTSDKSKFLPLSPQAIRQCHISASRDMMALFIQHNPQTRIFSGKSLILGGSHEISKHNRSARYGDLSAVLLNNMPYLGNLLRTPGNDISLLPDWDEKIEKTARLIINQPVTNFAGVPTWFLVLFKRVLELTGKQHLREVWPGLSLYLHGGVSFTPYKHVFKQLIPADDMEYWQTYNASEGFFALQDQPNRNDMALLVNHGIYFEFLPMSELESNTPQTLTLEEVETGKNYALVITTNAGLWRYLPGDTIMFTTLNPYRIRVTGRTRHYINAFGEELIVDNADMAIETASFKTNAKVQEYTAAPVYFSESGNGGHEWLIEFTQAPPDLQEFARHLDTTLKQVNSDYEAKRYQDMAMQFPVVTAVPAGTFYRWMKSKGKLGGQHKVPRLANDRQYLEEIKQFFSPDK